One Streptomonospora salina genomic window, TATGTGCTGGCGGCCCGCCTGGAGCAGGTGGTGGCCGCCGCCAACGACCGGCTCGCGACCATGGCGGGCGGACGCTACGAGCTGCGCCACACCGTCGACAAGGCCGCCGGCGACCGCTCCCGCTCGGGCGGGGGCCTGGGCCTGCGGGTCCTGGACGTCTGGACCGGCCAGGAGCGCGACCCCGCCACCCTGTCGGGCGGCGAGACCTTCGTCGCCTCGCTCGCGCTGGCTCTGGGGCTGGGCGACGTCGCGGCCCAGGAGGCGGGCGGCGGCGACATCGGCACCCTCTTCATCGACGAGGGGTTCGGCACTCTGGACGAGGACACGTTGGAGGAGGTCCTGGAGGTCCTGGACTCCCTGCGCGACGGCGGGCGGGCCGTCGGCGTGGTCAGCCACGTGTCCGACCTGCGCACCCGTGTCACCACCCGCCTGCGGGTCGTCAAGACCCCGACGGGGTCCCGCCTGGAGCAGACGGGGTGACCCGGATCTCGCCGAGAGGCCGTGCGGTCCCGCGGATCGGCGGGAGCCCCCTTCGGCGACCGCCTACCGCACCGTGGGCGCACATCGCCGAGTGCGCGCCGACTCCTCGCTCCGCGCCGGGACACATGCGCAGAGACGACCGGCAGCGCCGCGAAGCCGCCGACGAGCGGTCCGCGCATCACAGGATCTCCAGCGGGACGGGGCCGGTCGGGGGCGGGAACGCGCGGTCCAGGGCGGTCAGCTCCTCCTCGGTGAGCCGGATGCCGGCCGCCTCGGCGTTCCGGCGGGCGTGGTCGGGGTCGGCGGCCTTGGGGACGGCGACGACGTCGCCGTCCCGGATCACCCAGGCCAGGGCCACCTGGCCGGGCCGGACACCGCGGTTTCGGGCGATGGCGCCCACGGTCGGATCCTCCAGGATCCGGCGGCGGGCCCGGCCGCCCTGGCCCAGCGGGGAGTAGGCCATCACCGGAAGCCCGGGCGCGGTGTCGCGGCACCACGGGAGCAGGTCGTACTCGATGCCGCGCGAGGCCAGGTGGTACAGGACCTGGTCGGTGACGCAGGCCTGGCCGGAGGGTACGCGCCACAGCTTCCGCATGGCCGCGGTGTCGAGGTTGGACACGCCCCAGAAGCGGATCTTGCCCTCGTCGCGCAGCTCCCCCATCACCGCCGCGGTCTCCGACAGCGGAACCGTCCCTTGCCAGTGCAGCAGGTAGAGGTCCACGGTGTCGGTGCCCAACCGGGACAGGCTCCGCTCACACGCGTCTTTGGCCCCGCGCCGCCCCGCATTGCGGGGGTATACCTTGGTGACGATGACGACCTCGTCGCGGCGGCCGGCGATCGCCTCGCCGACCACGCGTTCGGCGCCGCCCTCGCCGTACATCTCCGCGGTGTCGATGAGGGCGGCCCCCGCGTCGATCCCCGCCCGCAGCGCCCGCACCTCCGCGGCCGACCGGTCGGCGCGCTCGCCCATACGCCACGTGCCCTGGCCGATCGCCGGCACCCGGATCGCCGGTCCCAGCGGAACCGTCCTGTCGCCGTGTCCCATTCGCCGCTCCCTGCGCTCGATTCCACCGGCCTCCGGTGCGGGGCCGGCGTCCCGCGGGCGACCGCCCGCCCCTTAACCGTCGCTTATCCGAGAGGCGCATAAACCCCCCATGGCCCCCTCGACGGCTCCGGCCGCACCTTCGAGCCCCGTACACGACCTGCGCGGGACCTCCGCAACGCGGGTCCTGCCGTATCCGCCCGACTCGCTGCTGCTCGTGGGAGGCATCCCGGGCGCGGGCAAAAGCACCCTGCTCAACCGGCTGTTCGCACTCCAGGGCACCGAGACCGGTCCGGTCGCCACACCCGACGGTGCGCGGGTCGTCGATTCCCAGCAGGTGCGCAACCGGCTCGCCCGACGACTGCGCGCACTCCCCTCCCCCTTCCGGCGACGCGTGACGCACCTGGTGCACTATCTGGCGGTGCTGCGCGCCCTGCGTACCGGGGACGGCCCGGTGGTGGCACACGTGACGGCCACCCGGCGCACGGCGCTGACACTGCTGGGGCGGTACTGCCGGCGCCGCGGCTTCGGGGTCCACCTGCTGCTGATCGACGCCGACCCGCAGGCCGCCCTGCACGGCCAGATCGCGCGGGGGCGGGCGCTGAGCCCGCGCAGCCACCGGCGGCACGCGCGCCGGTGGCTGCGGGTGCTGGCCGACTGCGCATCGGGCGCGCACGCGGTCGTGCCGGGGGCGCGTTCGGCGGTTCTGCTGGACCGCACGGCCGCCGCGGCTCTGGCCGAGATCCGGTTCACACCGGCCCCGCGCACGCCGGAGGGCGGCGGGGACGTTCCCGGGGCGATGCCATAATGATCGGGTGGATTCGCTGGTCGACATCGTCGTTTTCGGGTTCGCCGGCGCCGTCGTGCTGGCGGCCCTGGTCGGGTTGCTGCTGGTCGCCGGGCGTTCGCTGCCCACGGGCGCGCTCGGCGCCGTATGCGCCGCGCTGCTCTTGGCGGTCCCGGCGATGGCCGCCGGCCGGACCCTGAGCGCAGGCGTCGGCGCGGGCCAGGCGTTCCTCGTCGCCTCGGCGTCGGTGGTGGTGGTCTACGCCGCCGGTGTGGCGCTGCTGCCGATCGTGGCGCGCCAGGCCGCGGCCGGGCGCGGAACCGCCGTTCCGAGCGGACTGCGGTTCACGCCCGCCACCGCGGGCGGCGGCCTGCTGGTGTGCGCCGCTCTGGGCGCCGCCGGCACCGGAATCGCCCTGCTCGTCGGCTGACCGGCTGACCGGCGTCCACGCGCGCCGCCCGGCGCCCGGCCTACGTCGCCGCTGCCGGCGCGCCGTCGCGCGCACCGGACTCTGCGGCCCGGTCGCGCACCACGGGGATCACCTCGCCCAGCGCCCCGCGGTAGGGTCCGTGCGTGGTGATGTAGGAGAACCCGAACTCCGCGCGGTCGGCGATCAGCTGCGCGGCGATCTCCGCCGGCGTGCCGATGAGCACATACGGGGCGTCCAGCACCTTGCGCGCGGTGTCCAGGCCGTTTCCGGAGTGGTCCCGAGCCAGTTCGGCCGCGCTCTTCTCGGCGTCGTCGGTGACGACCACCGCCTGCACCAGCAGGTTGAACTCCAGGGCGTCGGCCCGCTGGCCCGCCTGCGCCCGGACGAAGTCCACCCGCCGCCGCGTCTCCGCGCGGTCGGCGACGCGGAAGGTGCCCATACGGGCTCCCTCGATCTGGCTGAGGCCGGAGAATCCGACGATGTCGGCGTGGCGGGCCGCCAGTTCGAGGCCGCGGTCGCCG contains:
- a CDS encoding AAA family ATPase, giving the protein MAPSTAPAAPSSPVHDLRGTSATRVLPYPPDSLLLVGGIPGAGKSTLLNRLFALQGTETGPVATPDGARVVDSQQVRNRLARRLRALPSPFRRRVTHLVHYLAVLRALRTGDGPVVAHVTATRRTALTLLGRYCRRRGFGVHLLLIDADPQAALHGQIARGRALSPRSHRRHARRWLRVLADCASGAHAVVPGARSAVLLDRTAAAALAEIRFTPAPRTPEGGGDVPGAMP
- a CDS encoding aldo/keto reductase, producing MGHGDRTVPLGPAIRVPAIGQGTWRMGERADRSAAEVRALRAGIDAGAALIDTAEMYGEGGAERVVGEAIAGRRDEVVIVTKVYPRNAGRRGAKDACERSLSRLGTDTVDLYLLHWQGTVPLSETAAVMGELRDEGKIRFWGVSNLDTAAMRKLWRVPSGQACVTDQVLYHLASRGIEYDLLPWCRDTAPGLPVMAYSPLGQGGRARRRILEDPTVGAIARNRGVRPGQVALAWVIRDGDVVAVPKAADPDHARRNAEAAGIRLTEEELTALDRAFPPPTGPVPLEIL
- a CDS encoding TIGR03621 family F420-dependent LLM class oxidoreductase codes for the protein MRRFRFGFSGRQDEIDRWMQVCRSAEQAGYDSVQVPDHLGAASPFALLAAAAAATSRIRLGTLVLNNEFWNPALLAREAATVDRVSGGRLELGLGAGHMKSEFEAAGIPWRSHAERTRRLERSIGELDRLFAEDGQEPLPHQVPRPPLLIGAHGDRGLELAARHADIVGFSGLSQIEGARMGTFRVADRAETRRRVDFVRAQAGQRADALEFNLLVQAVVVTDDAEKSAAELARDHSGNGLDTARKVLDAPYVLIGTPAEIAAQLIADRAEFGFSYITTHGPYRGALGEVIPVVRDRAAESGARDGAPAAAT